A genome region from Bdellovibrionota bacterium includes the following:
- a CDS encoding alpha/beta hydrolase — protein MKYLRLLIGGLITVQLATAQASSFTEEFANRSLVSKESMNYSELNGKTYNTKNWANPVLHNIFMVNNRSETAQYRINLNNISKMTDGKILFIDMLGAEVLDWAQLNPTKFTNQVQKFHSIAAFETTNLDLPESPFVVLFSSTSHNLLSAVTLDLVRDLTLAGNTVVMMEYPGYGGSMGTPTKASWQKASEGLVLFVKNRFPQRKIFLIGHSIGAPVAMETAAHQPKLIAGVVSHSSFYNLYEASKDSAKFLFSNWIAPLLTKLTAARENWDNGENLELLSKNNVPVLLLHGRNDASVSFRHFNLLTHKAAQLKKSNQNFPFYSHAFDSTHEDIYTNADYGKYKEIWDSIDDFMNLLITI, from the coding sequence ATGAAATACTTAAGATTATTAATTGGTGGACTCATAACGGTACAGTTGGCAACAGCACAAGCCTCTTCTTTTACAGAAGAGTTTGCAAATCGATCATTGGTTTCAAAAGAGTCAATGAACTATTCAGAGCTGAATGGAAAAACCTACAACACAAAAAATTGGGCGAATCCAGTTTTGCACAATATCTTTATGGTGAATAACCGTTCGGAAACTGCACAGTACCGCATTAACTTGAATAATATTTCGAAAATGACAGACGGAAAAATTCTTTTCATTGATATGCTAGGTGCTGAGGTCCTGGATTGGGCGCAACTAAATCCCACAAAGTTCACCAATCAAGTACAAAAGTTCCATAGCATCGCCGCATTTGAAACAACAAATTTAGATCTCCCTGAATCACCATTTGTGGTGCTGTTTTCGTCGACCAGTCACAACCTTTTATCGGCCGTTACTTTAGACTTGGTTCGCGACCTAACTCTTGCTGGAAATACAGTCGTGATGATGGAGTACCCCGGTTACGGAGGTTCAATGGGGACACCGACCAAAGCCAGCTGGCAGAAAGCTAGCGAAGGCCTAGTTCTCTTTGTGAAAAATAGATTCCCCCAACGAAAAATATTTCTGATTGGTCATTCCATCGGCGCACCGGTGGCTATGGAAACAGCCGCTCATCAACCAAAACTTATTGCAGGAGTGGTTTCTCATTCCTCTTTTTACAATCTATATGAGGCCTCCAAAGATTCAGCCAAATTCCTTTTCAGCAATTGGATTGCACCACTGTTGACCAAGCTGACGGCCGCTAGAGAAAATTGGGACAATGGTGAAAATCTTGAACTTTTGTCAAAAAATAATGTGCCCGTATTGCTCCTTCACGGACGCAATGATGCCAGCGTCAGCTTCCGACATTTTAATTTGCTAACACATAAAGCGGCCCAGCTTAAAAAAAGTAACCAAAATTTTCCATTCTATTCCCATGCTTTCGACTCAACCCATGAAGACATCTACACTAATGCAGATTACGGAAAATATAAGGAGATTTGGGATTCGATTGATGATTTTATGAATCTACTGATTACCATTTAG
- a CDS encoding Crp/Fnr family transcriptional regulator has protein sequence METFEIIKKYLSPMITIPPLEWVALVRCLKVKHIKKDSFFFRQGENVFEIGYVQKGLLYNFYTDEDGNELVKYFISSGKLVAAYSSLILSRPAIASCKALEDTTIITIQYEDLLNLYKRHACWERMGRLGAEEQFVEKEIREYQFLANTASERYNFFVRENPDLINRIPQYLIASFLGISPVSLSRLRNPN, from the coding sequence ATGGAAACTTTTGAAATTATCAAAAAATACTTATCACCTATGATTACCATTCCTCCTTTGGAATGGGTGGCTTTAGTCCGTTGTTTAAAGGTCAAGCATATCAAGAAGGATAGCTTTTTTTTCAGGCAAGGAGAGAATGTCTTTGAAATTGGTTATGTGCAAAAAGGACTGCTCTATAATTTCTATACCGATGAGGATGGTAATGAGTTGGTAAAGTACTTTATTTCGTCTGGAAAGTTGGTGGCGGCCTATTCCAGTCTGATTTTGAGTCGGCCGGCCATCGCGAGTTGTAAAGCCTTAGAAGACACTACGATAATTACGATTCAATATGAGGATCTACTGAATCTATATAAGCGTCATGCCTGTTGGGAAAGAATGGGGCGCCTAGGTGCCGAAGAACAATTTGTGGAAAAAGAAATTCGTGAGTATCAGTTTCTGGCGAACACGGCCAGTGAAAGATATAACTTCTTTGTGCGGGAAAACCCAGATCTGATCAATCGCATTCCGCAATATTTGATCGCATCTTTTCTGGGCATTTCACCAGTTTCACTCAGTCGACTGCGTAATCCGAATTAA
- a CDS encoding Crp/Fnr family transcriptional regulator: MESFDKIKIFISQMIQIPPPEWLHLVPLLKIKHILKDTYYFKQGDSVYEIGFVVKGLLYNFYTKADGEELVKYFIPEGKLVAAYSSLILNQPAFYSCKTLEDTTLVTIQYSDLLNLYKRNACWEKMGRINAEKQYIEKELREYQFLAHSALERYEFFVKENKHILNRIPQYLIASYLGMSPVSLSRIRNPNNK, from the coding sequence ATGGAATCTTTTGATAAAATAAAAATTTTTATTTCACAGATGATACAAATTCCTCCTCCAGAATGGTTACATTTAGTTCCTCTTTTAAAAATAAAACATATTCTTAAAGATACTTATTATTTTAAGCAAGGTGATAGCGTTTATGAAATTGGTTTTGTCGTAAAAGGGCTGCTTTACAATTTTTATACCAAGGCCGACGGTGAAGAGCTAGTAAAGTATTTTATCCCGGAAGGAAAATTAGTTGCAGCCTATTCAAGTTTAATTTTGAATCAGCCTGCGTTTTATTCTTGTAAAACTTTAGAAGATACGACTCTCGTTACAATACAGTATAGTGATTTATTAAATCTTTACAAACGCAATGCTTGCTGGGAAAAAATGGGAAGAATTAACGCAGAAAAACAATATATTGAAAAGGAGCTTCGCGAATATCAATTTTTAGCCCATAGCGCTCTTGAGAGATATGAATTTTTCGTAAAAGAAAATAAACATATCTTAAATCGGATTCCACAGTATTTAATAGCATCTTATCTTGGTATGTCTCCAGTATCGTTGAGTCGAATTCGCAATCCGAATAATAAATAA
- a CDS encoding monovalent cation:proton antiporter-2 (CPA2) family protein has translation MSVEASVGDLVKVVALLGAAVVAVPIFRKIGLGSVLGYLAAGLAIGPFGLAWFTDSAAILHVAELGVVMFLFVIGLEMRPSHLWSLRNEIFGLGSFQIAVCTLALTLVGVAFGFPLNVSFICGMGFVLTSTAIVMQLMSERGETNLPHGQKIVSVLLFEDLLIVPLLAIVAFMSPNVVSHEGLQWMPFLIAIGAVAGLIVAGIWLLNPLFRLLALAKAREVLTAAALLVVLGSALIMQISGLSMAMGAFLAGVLLAESTFRHQIEADIEPFRGILLGLFFIGVGMSLNLSVVIVNWSLILSGVLAMMLAKAICIYMVARISKSSHKEALDRAIIMAQGGEFAFVLYAAATAAGVIDATVNANITAIVVLSMVLTPLFMILYKKLSTKPKESMDGIEEANGLTGNVLIIGFGRFGQVMSQLLLARNTDVTIIDNDIEMIRSASNFGFKIYYGDARRLDVLRASGAHTAAVIAVCVDDKDAANKVVELAKAEFSQAKILVRAYDRTHARELMVAKVDFQMRETFESAIKFGMAALCKIGVEKEEANEIAEEIRRRDTERFELELVGGAEAGRKLLLGNASTPVPFTKPQRESKPLTQETAVEVQSQVTSN, from the coding sequence ATGTCCGTCGAAGCCAGCGTAGGAGATTTAGTAAAAGTGGTCGCTCTTTTGGGAGCGGCAGTAGTCGCGGTCCCAATTTTTAGAAAGATTGGTTTGGGTTCGGTGTTGGGTTATTTGGCAGCGGGCCTAGCGATTGGTCCTTTTGGTCTTGCATGGTTTACAGATTCTGCGGCCATTCTGCATGTGGCAGAACTTGGCGTGGTGATGTTTCTTTTTGTGATTGGCCTCGAGATGCGTCCTTCACATCTTTGGAGTTTGCGAAACGAAATTTTTGGTTTGGGCTCTTTTCAAATTGCGGTGTGCACGTTGGCCTTAACTCTGGTGGGAGTGGCCTTTGGATTTCCTTTGAATGTTTCCTTTATCTGCGGGATGGGATTTGTTCTCACATCTACTGCGATCGTGATGCAACTCATGAGCGAGCGTGGTGAAACGAATCTTCCGCACGGTCAAAAAATTGTTTCTGTTTTATTATTTGAAGATCTATTGATCGTTCCACTTTTGGCCATTGTGGCATTCATGTCGCCCAATGTAGTGTCTCATGAGGGATTGCAGTGGATGCCGTTTCTCATTGCCATTGGTGCTGTGGCCGGATTGATTGTAGCGGGAATTTGGTTGCTCAATCCTTTATTCAGATTGTTGGCCTTAGCAAAAGCACGCGAAGTTTTAACAGCGGCGGCTTTGCTGGTGGTGTTGGGTTCCGCCCTCATCATGCAGATCAGTGGTCTTTCGATGGCAATGGGAGCATTCCTTGCTGGAGTTCTTCTCGCTGAATCCACATTCCGTCACCAGATTGAAGCGGACATCGAGCCTTTCCGTGGAATTTTATTGGGATTATTTTTTATCGGCGTAGGGATGTCTTTGAATTTAAGTGTAGTGATTGTAAACTGGTCGCTCATATTGTCAGGTGTTCTGGCTATGATGCTAGCTAAAGCAATTTGCATTTATATGGTGGCAAGAATTTCAAAGAGTTCTCACAAAGAAGCTCTTGATCGAGCGATCATCATGGCCCAAGGCGGGGAGTTTGCCTTTGTACTTTACGCCGCTGCAACGGCAGCGGGAGTGATCGATGCTACGGTGAACGCCAACATCACGGCAATTGTTGTATTGTCTATGGTGCTCACACCACTCTTTATGATTCTTTATAAAAAGCTTTCTACGAAACCTAAAGAATCTATGGATGGAATTGAAGAAGCGAATGGCTTAACTGGAAATGTTCTGATTATTGGCTTCGGAAGATTTGGTCAAGTGATGAGTCAGCTACTGCTTGCAAGAAACACTGACGTTACAATCATTGATAATGACATTGAGATGATTCGAAGTGCGAGTAATTTTGGATTTAAGATTTATTACGGAGATGCAAGAAGGCTTGATGTTTTAAGAGCCTCAGGTGCTCACACGGCTGCGGTGATAGCAGTTTGTGTCGATGACAAAGATGCTGCGAACAAAGTTGTAGAGCTTGCGAAGGCAGAATTTTCTCAAGCAAAAATTTTAGTTCGCGCTTACGACAGAACTCATGCAAGGGAATTGATGGTAGCCAAAGTGGATTTTCAAATGCGTGAGACTTTTGAATCTGCAATTAAATTTGGAATGGCGGCTCTTTGCAAAATCGGTGTTGAAAAAGAAGAAGCCAATGAAATTGCAGAAGAAATCAGACGTCGTGATACTGAAAGATTTGAATTGGAATTGGTCGGTGGTGCGGAAGCTGGAAGAAAACTTTTATTGGGAAATGCTTCAACGCCAGTTCCATTTACAAAGCCTCAGCGTGAAAGTAAACCTCTCACTCAAGAAACTGCTGTCGAGGTGCAAAGTCAGGTCACTTCGAATTAG
- a CDS encoding LysE family translocator, translating into MSLLALSLIHLVAVASPGPGFAVLFHHTITYSFKSGVFTAIGIACGDLALILISVFGAGYLVHTNPEYLRWIQLGGAAYLTYLGFQGLKTFFRFLIGGREEEKADTHMDFANHRKSFMDGFVTTLGNPKAIVYFISISSQVMRPGQTYTDLTVLILTLVFITGVWFSVVAFVIGNKKVRPQFMKYRYYIDGLMGLVLVLYGVYFLMNK; encoded by the coding sequence ATGAGTTTACTGGCACTTTCACTGATTCATCTTGTAGCTGTTGCTTCTCCGGGACCAGGTTTTGCGGTTTTATTTCATCACACGATCACCTATTCATTTAAGAGCGGAGTTTTCACAGCCATTGGGATTGCTTGCGGAGATCTTGCTTTAATTTTAATCAGTGTATTTGGTGCGGGTTATCTTGTTCATACAAATCCGGAGTATTTAAGATGGATTCAATTAGGTGGGGCCGCATACCTAACCTATTTGGGCTTTCAAGGTTTAAAAACATTCTTTAGATTTTTAATTGGTGGTCGTGAAGAAGAAAAAGCAGACACTCATATGGATTTTGCAAATCATCGCAAATCTTTTATGGATGGATTTGTTACGACTTTAGGAAACCCTAAAGCCATTGTCTACTTTATCAGCATTTCTTCTCAGGTGATGAGACCTGGGCAAACTTATACTGATCTTACAGTTTTAATCCTAACTTTGGTGTTCATTACGGGAGTTTGGTTTTCCGTGGTGGCTTTTGTGATTGGAAATAAAAAAGTGCGTCCGCAATTTATGAAATATCGTTATTATATTGATGGACTGATGGGTTTAGTTTTAGTTCTTTACGGTGTTTACTTCTTGATGAATAAATAA
- a CDS encoding LysR family transcriptional regulator — MINMYSLKYFYDSCRLKSMTKAAELNHVSRPAISQAIKKLEEDLNISLLNHKRREIEPTSSGLLLIKEAESIFEKLETTYSMLKDNSKGKLYGTLRIGSVRTLAAFKLHGAIRSFREEHENVEIKIQVRRAEETVQKLINREIDIALFLGEDLLPGYKYTILKKGHFCLVKPKGKKNIQYAVTQPRPEVQNLKTIFEMKFGNSLPLFAEISSWDAILSWVQKGICGGLLPDFLFETRESKKNISVVLDKVWPYEIKAMVSTAKANDPIVKTFIEKLIAD; from the coding sequence ATGATTAACATGTATTCTCTCAAATATTTCTATGATTCTTGTCGCTTAAAGAGCATGACCAAAGCCGCCGAGCTCAACCACGTTAGCCGTCCGGCGATCAGCCAAGCAATTAAGAAGCTGGAAGAGGATTTGAATATCTCTCTTTTAAATCATAAGCGCCGTGAGATAGAGCCGACATCCTCTGGCCTTTTGCTTATTAAAGAAGCGGAATCCATCTTTGAAAAACTTGAGACCACCTACTCAATGTTAAAAGACAATAGCAAAGGCAAGCTCTACGGCACTTTAAGAATTGGCTCCGTAAGAACACTTGCTGCATTTAAACTGCATGGAGCAATTCGTAGTTTTAGAGAAGAGCACGAAAACGTAGAAATTAAAATTCAGGTGCGCAGAGCCGAAGAGACCGTACAAAAACTTATAAATAGAGAAATCGATATCGCACTTTTCTTGGGAGAAGATCTTTTACCGGGTTATAAATATACCATTCTGAAAAAAGGACACTTTTGTTTAGTGAAGCCCAAGGGTAAAAAAAATATCCAATACGCTGTAACTCAACCTCGTCCGGAAGTTCAGAACCTAAAAACAATTTTTGAAATGAAATTTGGAAATTCGCTGCCTCTATTTGCAGAAATCTCTAGTTGGGACGCCATTTTATCTTGGGTGCAAAAAGGAATTTGCGGAGGGCTTCTTCCCGATTTTCTTTTTGAAACCAGAGAGAGCAAAAAAAATATATCCGTAGTTTTAGATAAAGTTTGGCCCTATGAAATCAAAGCCATGGTATCCACCGCAAAGGCCAATGATCCAATCGTTAAAACTTTCATAGAAAAACTTATTGCTGATTAA
- a CDS encoding DUF4160 domain-containing protein: protein MPTVLRILECIWIIHTRDHGFPHVTIYKGTPDNFEACAKIRLDKIIMIENNGFSEKSINTLLKATELYQQILIEKWREYHEK, encoded by the coding sequence GTGCCAACAGTATTGAGAATTTTAGAATGTATTTGGATTATTCACACGCGAGATCATGGGTTTCCACATGTAACTATTTATAAAGGAACTCCAGATAATTTTGAAGCTTGTGCTAAAATCAGGTTAGATAAAATTATAATGATCGAAAATAATGGGTTTTCTGAAAAATCTATTAATACTTTATTAAAGGCTACAGAACTCTATCAACAAATTTTAATTGAAAAATGGAGAGAATATCATGAAAAATAA
- a CDS encoding BrnA antitoxin family protein, translating to MKNKKLTNRKVELEGDYLESKNAKIKVTTWVDGDIVIELKKRADESKGKYQTLMNEILREYLFNEKSSHKLEIENIVERKLKDLGLLKKRA from the coding sequence ATGAAAAATAAAAAACTAACCAATAGAAAAGTTGAGTTGGAAGGTGATTATTTAGAATCTAAAAATGCGAAAATAAAAGTTACGACCTGGGTAGACGGAGATATTGTAATCGAATTAAAAAAAAGGGCTGATGAATCTAAAGGCAAATACCAAACACTTATGAATGAAATATTAAGAGAGTATCTTTTTAATGAGAAATCATCTCATAAGTTAGAAATTGAAAACATTGTTGAGCGAAAGTTAAAAGATTTAGGTTTATTGAAGAAAAGAGCATAA
- a CDS encoding fumarylacetoacetate hydrolase family protein, producing the protein MDKIICIGKNYLEHAKELNKMIGDSIPDKPVIFFKPPSVIQQTAHDGIIKATLPQGHGQTHHECEIALRITKDCHRISPKEAESYFDAVTLGLDMTLRDLQAHLKKSGHPWEMAKSFKDSILLGPWIELNDFKDFLNTEFSFSINGEVKQKSFGKKMTLNPYECLSYASEYFEIKKGDILFTGTPEGVGAVQRGDLGSLEWGSHLKSQIQW; encoded by the coding sequence ATGGATAAGATCATCTGCATAGGCAAGAACTATTTAGAGCATGCAAAAGAACTGAATAAAATGATCGGTGATTCTATACCGGATAAGCCCGTTATATTCTTTAAACCACCTTCTGTGATTCAGCAAACTGCTCACGATGGAATCATCAAAGCCACTTTACCGCAAGGCCACGGCCAGACTCACCATGAATGCGAAATTGCATTAAGGATAACAAAGGATTGCCACAGAATTTCTCCAAAGGAGGCGGAAAGCTATTTTGATGCCGTAACCTTAGGCCTAGATATGACCTTGAGGGACTTACAAGCCCACCTCAAAAAAAGTGGGCATCCTTGGGAAATGGCGAAAAGCTTTAAAGACTCTATTCTCCTGGGGCCTTGGATTGAGCTCAATGATTTTAAAGACTTTTTAAACACGGAATTTTCATTTTCGATAAACGGAGAAGTAAAACAAAAGAGCTTCGGTAAAAAGATGACTCTTAATCCTTATGAATGCCTCTCTTATGCTTCCGAATATTTCGAAATCAAAAAAGGCGACATTCTATTTACCGGAACTCCCGAAGGAGTCGGCGCTGTTCAAAGAGGCGATCTCGGAAGCTTAGAATGGGGAAGTCATTTGAAGTCCCAAATTCAATGGTAA
- a CDS encoding MarC family protein — MEMFLKAFMPLFFAIDAIGILPAFMSVTGDVSVMQRRKVVNQAAVTAFGISVFFIFFGQAIFKLLGITVYDFKVAGGILLLIFSIHDLLFDQGNRRKAGSDDTIGIVPIGTPLIIGPGALTTLLLLVDTTGYTWTMMSLTLNVAIVWVVFFFSDKVIKIITKPGAIAIGKVFALFLAAIAVMLIRSGIEQILKS, encoded by the coding sequence ATGGAAATGTTTTTAAAAGCCTTTATGCCACTCTTCTTCGCGATCGATGCGATTGGTATTTTACCTGCATTCATGTCTGTCACTGGCGACGTTTCTGTAATGCAAAGACGAAAAGTTGTAAACCAAGCGGCAGTAACGGCATTTGGTATCAGCGTATTTTTTATTTTTTTTGGCCAAGCAATTTTTAAACTTCTTGGAATCACAGTTTATGATTTTAAAGTTGCAGGCGGGATTCTTCTTTTAATTTTTTCTATTCATGACCTTTTATTTGACCAAGGAAACAGAAGAAAAGCAGGTTCGGACGACACCATTGGAATTGTTCCAATTGGAACTCCGTTGATCATCGGGCCGGGCGCTTTAACAACTCTACTGCTTTTGGTGGATACGACAGGTTACACATGGACAATGATGTCCCTCACGCTCAACGTGGCCATCGTGTGGGTGGTGTTTTTCTTCTCTGATAAAGTCATCAAAATCATCACAAAACCTGGCGCCATTGCGATTGGGAAGGTTTTTGCCTTATTCTTAGCAGCAATTGCTGTGATGCTCATCAGATCAGGTATTGAACAAATCTTGAAATCTTAA